The Cotesia glomerata isolate CgM1 linkage group LG7, MPM_Cglom_v2.3, whole genome shotgun sequence genome segment tttgaattcCATTAGGGAATAATAATTCTTGGCTTGATAAAACTCCGATTCATTATCATACAAGCAACTATCAAACTTATGGTAATTACTCTTTTTTAACGATTCACAAAAGGCGAATATTTATATCGGGAACAAACCGTATAAAAACCAATTACATCCTTACTCGGATCGCCTTATAAATGTTTCCCATTGTCAATATTAGAAAAACAATAGAGAACTATAAAAGTATTGCTAgcaaattcttttaaattccgttaggaaataattattcttgatttttgatgaaaatccgattcataatcataaaaGCAACTATCAAACTTATAGGAAATTACTGTTTCGAAACAATTCACATAAGGCGTATATTTATCATGAACAAATCCTATAAAAACTAATTGTATTCTTACCCGAATCGTCTTATAAAACGTCGTTTATTTTAATGTGAGATAATACAGTAAAAAACTACGTACATATCACTGGCAAAGtctaataacaaaaattagaaattcaTCTGCAATTACCACATCAGAATGATAGTCCTCACTTGAAGCTACTCAAGACATACAACTGTCTTTGCAAATAGATTATCATATTTCTTTATGGGTATTTTCGATAATAATTTCGTAGAAAACTACAATGCAAGTACCTATTCTGTATTGATTCAGCCTCGTAAGCTTCTATCAACAAAATCCATTCTCAATTCATAGCCACTTGGAAATACTAATAGAATTTAGTTCGTCTTACTCGTACCACATAAaatccaataaatttattattttttttcgtttatcagACAGTATTTGGAATTCCTGTTTCAAAAACACAATAGCTAACAATAACTTCCAATCAatcattgttttttatttggatCTATGTGGATCTTTCAGCAGGGCTGAACCCTTACATAGTTTACTTACTCATCAGCATCCATTAtcagaacattttttttctaatattcgTAAGTATAATAGATGCTTTCAAATGACGTCTTTCGGAGGAAAGCAGGTACGTGAAGGTAATTTTATGCcaacatttaaaattcaagGACAGGTCTACCACAGAATAGGGAGTTTAATGGCTAGCTCTGATCAACAGCCTTCTTttcttcaaatatattttgttgGTGATGATGATAGTGAACGAGATATTCGTTGTGGCATTTATCCTggaattaattcaaaattaactcATCAATTGCAGATGATGCTTCATGATCACAATAAGTATATTCTTGATTTTAAAGTTGCAATAGATTCAGTTCCAAAAGGTCAAAAGGAGTTCAAAGTCGTGATTAATGCTGATCGAAAACCTTCTGGTGAACATAAAGGCCGCTTTAATGCTCCTCAAGCTAGGGAAGTAGCTGTCCTTATCGTTGGGCAGGATTTTGAAAAACGAGATATCGTTCTCCAAAGCAGAAGCAATCAAGTCGTGCGAATCAGCGAGACACACCGTGCTTATGATGCTTTGCAATACCCATTGATGTTTTGTTATGGAGAAGATGGATATCACATTAATATTCCGAAGCGTGATGAGAAGACTAAGACTCCTCTCAATAAAACCGTGTCAGCTTCAGAATTTTACAGCTTCAGGATTATGGAACGCGATGGTGAAGAAGGttgcttattattatttcgtaatcttttaaatcaatttttagtagACATGTATGCCAAAATTGAGACTGAACGACTTAACTGGATCCGTAATAACCAAAAAAAGCTGAGAAGTGAGgaatatgttcatttaaagGATGCTTTTGACGAAAAATGATGGACAATCATCAACTATCGGAAAAATGGTTGTGTTACCTTCTTCTTTTACTGGTGGACCCCGTTATATGCATGAGCGAACTCAGGATGCAATGACATATGTTCGACATTATGGACGGCCAGATTTGTTTATTACTTTCACCTGCAATCCCAAGTGGCCAGAAATAACAGAGCTTTTTCGTCAAGGTCAAAAATCACATGATCGACATGACATTGTAGCGAGAGTTTTTAATGTAAAAGTAAAACATATGATGAAGCTTCTTACAGTGGGTAGTATTTTTGGTAAAACAAAATGTCACATGTACACTATCGAATGGCAGAAACGTGGACTTCCTCATGTTCACATTCTACTGTGgttggaagaaaaaataagaTCTGAGTCTGTTGACCAAATTATAAGCGCTGAATTACCTGATCCTAACCTAGATCCAGATCTTTTTGAAATCATAAAATCAACCATGATTCATGGTCCATGTGGTTCTTTCAACTCAAAGTCACCCTGTATGGTTGAAGGAAAGTGTACTAAAAGATATCCTAAggcatttttaaaagaaactgTCACTGGAGACGATGGCTATCCTCAGTATCGCAGACAATCTCCAGCAGATGGTGGAATGAAAATAACCCTTAACGAAGTTGAAGTTGACAATAGATGGGTAGTCCCGTACAATCCCGTTCTGTCCCGTACTTTTAAAGCTCATATTAATGTGGAATATTGTAATTCTGTTAAGTCTATTAAATACATTTGTAACTATCTTAATAAAGGATCTGACCAAGCAGCGTTTACCGTTGAGGATTTTGATGAGGTGAAAAAGTACCAAGCAGGACGTTACATTAGTAGTTCTGAAGCGGTTTGGCGCATACTTTGTTTTTCTATTCATGACAGATTTCCTTCTGTCATGCATCTTGCTGTACATCTTGAAAACGGTCAACGAGTTTACTTCACAGAAGGAAATGTAATTGATAAAGTTGTTAATCCACCAAAGACAACTCTAATGGCTTTTTTTGAACTTTGCAACTGTGATAATTTTGCAAAAACTCTTTTATACTTTGAAGTTCCGGCTTACTATGTATGGAAGAACAACCACTTTGAAAGGCGGAAAAAAGGTAAGGATGTTCCAGGTTATTTAGGAGTTAAGAAAGATCATGTTTTAGGTAGAGTGTATACCGTTCATCCCGGTAATGCCGAGTGTTATTATCTGCGTCTTCTATTACATCAGATTCGAGGTCCAGTATCATTTTctgctttaaaaactgttgATGGAATAATTCAGCCAACATTTCAAGCAGCATGTAGAGCACTAGGTCTTCTCGAAGATGATGCTAATTGGGATCACACTCTAGAAGAAGCTTGCATCTCTGATTCTCCGTTCAAAATCCGTGAGCTGTTTGCCATCATGTTAGTTTTTTGTCATGTTGGCGACCCACAGAAATTATGGGAGAAATaccgagaaaatttttctgaagatATTAGGAGAGAGATAGAACGAGAAGATGGAAATGTCGAGCTGATGCTTGACATTATTTACAACAAATGACACGAAAGACACTTCTTCAGTTCGGTCTCCCCTCCCCATTACGAGAGGAAAGATTTATTTTCACCAATCGTCAATATCTGAATGAATTGGCTTATGACACTACCTATTTGAATGAATTTGTAGCTGAAAATGTTCCTAAGTTAAACTTAGAACAGAAAAAAGTttacagtaaaattttgaattcgaTTATTTCTAATTCTGagcaattatattttcttgatgCTCCAGGTGGCActggaaaaacttttttaatcaatttgttGCTCTCAAAAATTagaagtaagaaaaaaattgctatAGCTGTTGCTTCCTCAGGAATTGCTGCGACTTTGATTGATGGAGGCAAAACAGCTCACTCTGCATTTAAATTACCTCTAAATTTGTGTCATTCTGAGTCCCCACTTTGTAACATCTCTAAACAAAGTGATATAGCTCATGTACTAAgagaaacaaaaataattatctggGATGAGTGCACAATGGCTCACAAAAAAGCTATTGAAGCTCTGAACAGAACGCTCCAAGACATCAGAGGTTGCAACCAACTTATGGGAGGAGTAGTTGTTCTCTTGGCAGGTGACTTCAGACAAACATTGCCTGTTGCACCACGAGGAACACGCGCTGATGAAATTCAAGCCTGTATCAAGTCATCCTTTTTATGGCCTTCGGTAAAAGTTCTATCTTTGACTATCAATATGCGTGTTCATCTTCAACCACATCCACAAGCTGAGAAGTTTTCGAAAGTACTCATTGACATAGGTCACGGTAAGATCCCAGAAAGAAGAcggaaaaataaatgttttcttGCATTCGTTGTGATATTGTCCCAGATTTAATCAccttgactgaaaaaatataccCGAATATTGACAAGGCTGGAGAAAATTGCAGTTCATGGTTAAAAGAGAGAGCTATTCTCACTCCAACTAATGAACAAGCTAATtctattaataactttttactggAGCAACTGCCAACTGAGCAAGTAAGATATGAGTCGGTAGACACAGTAATGGAGGACGAAGACGTTGTTCACTACCCTGTAGAGTTCTTACGTACTCTTAATCCACCAGGAATACCTCCTCATGTTCTTCATCTCAAGATTGGCACCCCAATAATGTTGCTCAGAAATTTAAACCCTCCAAAATTATGTAATGGAACTAGGCTCCAAGTCAAGATCTTAcacaaaaatgttattgagacCACAATTATCACCGGAAAATATCAAGGAGAAACTGTATTCATTCTAAGAATTCCGTTAATTCCATCAGACTATCATTTTGAATTCAAATGTCTGCAATTTCCTGTTAAAGTTTGTTATGCTATGACAATTAATAAAGCACAAGAGCAGAGTTTGAAGATGGCTGGAattgatttaagaaatgattgtTTCTCTCATGGTCAACTTTACGTGGCATGCTCAAGAGTAAGTTCACCTGACAACTTAGTCATTCTTCAGCCAATTGGAAAAACCAAAAACGTCGtgtataaagaaattttaagtatttaattttatacttttgagaatactattaattaataaatatttctgatagttttagatttataaataactagcCGTTAACcgccaaatttattccaaaaagttatttttaaaaaactgcatttttaatttgttaaaattgatagatgttaattttttttaataattttttttgccataatttatttgttaaaaagctattaaaattattaaacatctgctaaattaattttcatagacGTGAACATGATAGCCTGAGTttgaattttcatatttaatctatatttttataaattgaatatgaATAACATATTTCAAACCCCTGACATTCATGCTTTCACATCTATCCATGGTGTAAGTCTACTGGGGATCCCGCCATGTAAAATAACAGGGATCGCATCGCATGACACAGTACCTCCATGGTGATGTGGAAAGCTTCAGTGTCAATCATTATTACCTTAactcatataaatttataatgccCTAATTTCTATTATCTGAGtgtgtaaaattttcataaaaattcatttatgaaGTATAACTACTTTACGTGGTTaagataacaaaattaatatttttcgcgCCTGGCGTATATTNNNNNNNNNNNNNNNNNNNNNNNNNNNNNNNNNNNNNNNNNNNNNNNNNNNNNNNNNNNNNNNNNNNNNNNNNNNNNNNNNNNNNNNNNNNNNNNNNNNNTTTTGTAtgttgtatcataaaaaaaatataaattaaaaattttgtctaaaaaataaaaaaaaaatttaggggtgGACTACCCCTATCATTTAGggggatgaaaaatagatgttggccgattctcatagataccggataagcacaaaaaatttcatcaaaatcggtcaagccgtttcggaggagtatggcaacgaaaactgtgacacgagaattttatatattagatatataatcataaataattatacagTCGTCGTCATTGATTTGTAACGGTTGGCAATGATTCgggtagaataaaaaattctcaatttggacatctctcaccaaaaatttcaattaacgatatgttcagaaaataaaaaaaatatacgaaactatgaagaaaattcacataaaataaataattgtaagctcagacaaacataattatagaaatttatccaaataaaaattagtatgcataaacataattaaagatgaaaaattccTACATGGTAAATCACCagagaaataatttgaatattaaaaactatacaaataaaatattttaaatgaatttgatgtttcaattaaaagaaaataaattaaatgttagTCTCCTTATGATTACagtcttaaaaataaacaatatcaaataactATAGCTCAATATAAAGacatttactaaattattagatcatattatcatacaaaattaaaattgaaaaggcctaaaattagaaaatagtccattgaaacaatttaaattaaaaaaaaaatggaattataaaaagaagatacaaaggaaattaaaaaataatgacaaaccTAAATTCAGACAATTTGATTAAAAGACATCAAGGTTATTTGACATATACACAAATGAACAACTCTGAATATAGAAAAGCTTTACAAATGAACATCTCTAATTATGGACAAGAAAATTTGGAAATCTCTCattgaagaaaacaaaaaaaaatacaatattttctgaattaaaaaataagtaatagtttaaaaaaacacgctttaatataaaaccaaactaaaaagtaggaataaattttttggataattCAAAATGTAGTCAaagtgattaataaaaaaaaatcgtttttatataaataagtgAAGGGATCAGATGAAAACAATTGTTCAAGGGTTATAAACTCTGCACCAAGACATCTTCTTCGGAGAActttactgaaaaattaatttttattaatcataggtaatgtacgattttttaatttttaggtagatttttgAGGGGGGTGGTGCTGATTGAGTATTAGCACCGGCACGTGCTAGAGTCGCGGCTAATTGCGCGGTTGTAATTTCCATTGCACCGATACGCGATGATCCGCTTTGATGATGCACTGAATTTGATGATTGAGACAAGTCGGCCGCCATCTCGTCGTCGCTCAAATTGTTCAGGTCGTAGGAGTACGCGGTTAATGCAGCGTTCATCGTTGATGACTAGAGTCAGTGACGAGGGTTACTTATGTTAAACTGTTCTTTCTTGACTAATAACGtgatactataataaaattcataaagatCAGTTCAATAGatagatttctaaaaaattttgttttatattaaagcgtgttttttaaaactattacttattttttaattttttaattcgtaaaatattgtactttttttttgttttctccAATGAGAGATGTCCAAATTGAGAGATTTCCGAATTTTCTTGTCCATAATTAGAGATGTTCATTTGTAAAGCTTTTCTATATTCAGAGTTGTTCATTTGTGTATATGTCAAATAACCTTGATGTCTTTTAATCAAATTGTCTGAATTTAgatttgtcattattttttaatttcctttgtatcttctttttataattccattttttttttaatttaaattgtttcaatggactattttctaattttaggccatttcaattttaattttgtataataatatgatctaataatttagtaaatgtCTTTATATTGAGCTATagttatttgatattgtttatttttaagactGTAATTATAAGGAgacttatattttatttattttcttttaattgaaacatcaaatttatttgaaatattttatttgtatagtttttaatattcaaattatttctctGGTGATTTATCATGTAggaatttttcatctttaattatgtttatgcatagtaatttttatccgaacaaaaacagtttcactgtaaaaaatcgcgccaagtccacgttcataagactattaagaaaaaaaaatttgtttttttctttacaaaaatatataaaataaaaaaatccaagtaaccgatatgattgtttatgattttcggaaattaaaaaaaattgtgttataaatttaaaaattaagaaaaaaaattttggaacgtatttagtatgcgcggttgcaaaatattttacttttaatgaaattcgtaaaatctatttactaggactttaaaaaaatttaaatacacaatgacgcacaccaagtacattccaaaatttttttcttaatttttaaatttataacacaattttttttaatttccgaaaatcataaacaatcatatcggttacttggatttttttatttttttattttatatatttttgtaaagaaaaaaacaaatttttttttcttaatagtcttatgaacgtggacttggcgcgattttttacagtgaaactgtttttgttcggattttagtattttttgtaattataataaaaatttacaattggtaccaacttaaatctcgcgttggctgcattttttatagcaaactatccccttgaagctacagtttatgtaaaaataattccagcgcaccctggcgggtgtagatgcaagctgtgaaatatcttttttaactgtagtttcccatctaatgaaggattactatgcattctcgaattatttagtctgtggcagatcactttgcccgtcgaaaaaaagtcaggatcgaaatttttgcgttgctatagtttgtgctgattaaatttaataatttcaattagattaattgttataagtgaatataattaattaataacagtcaaataaagtatgaattactgttataatatacaatttaggaaaaaaaagtaccgtagaattaaataaaattttgcaacctcaaaataccgttctgcttacagtaaacatagtcggtagtctggcgctccgtttacagcagatttgaacggaacttggcgccagattctaccgaatctgtggatttggataaatttctataattatgtttgtctgagcttacaattatttattttatgtgaaTTTTCTTCAGAGtttcgtatattttttttattttgcaaacatattattaattgaaatttttagtgagagatgtccaaattgagaattttttattctaccgAATCATTGCCAACCGTTACAAATCAATGACGACGACTGTATGTAAGTAATATAtaagtaatatatattaacatataagtatatataattatatataaatttttttacccgggtATATAGGtaccctgattaaaaaaaaatgtgagccGTCATGGGACGCCTGGCAGATGTGAAACATCGTGTGTGTACAAGTAATATGCataaaagataatattattaCAGGAATTAAATATAGcctaatgaaaaaatgaagtattacgaatttcttacagaaaatggtaactttatttaataaacatttatttacatatgtgatataaaaattcgatattaatatcaagtggccacaatttaaatattttcatctgtGACTTTAGTAATAGTTATATTCGATGTTTCCTCTGCCGGTATTACTGTGACGATTGGTTGATGATAACTAAAGTACGTTACAAAAGTATTGGATGAAACATTATCAAGATATCTCACAAATACAGCATCTATTGTTGTTCCATATTTGGTAGTAGATTCTCTTAGATTGTTGTTGATTTGCAATTGAAATTCTTTTTGAAGAAATGTCATTAATGGCATTGATTCAGCTCttgcaaaatttacattaaaatttccagCTAAAATTAATGGTAGTTTATGTTTattcgttttaaaaattattgaacctcTTTGACTATAAGGAAATAACCTTTcatgtaaaaatgaaattatatga includes the following:
- the LOC123269099 gene encoding ATP-dependent DNA helicase pif1-like, translating into MTRKTLLQFGLPSPLREERFIFTNRQYLNELAYDTTYLNEFVAENVPKLNLEQKKVYSKILNSIISNSEQLYFLDAPGGTGKTFLINLLLSKIRSKKKIAIAVASSGIAATLIDGGKTAHSAFKLPLNLCHSESPLCNISKQSDIAHVLRETKIIIWDECTMAHKKAIEALNRTLQDIRGCNQLMGGVVVLLAGDFRQTLPVAPRGTRADEIQACIKSSFLWPSVKVLSLTINMRVHLQPHPQAEKFSKVLIDIGHDLITLTEKIYPNIDKAGENCSSWLKERAILTPTNEQANSINNFLLEQLPTEQVRYESVDTVMEDEDVVHYPVEFLRTLNPPGIPPHVLHLKIGTPIMLLRNLNPPKLCNGTRLQVKILHKNVIETTIITGKYQGETVFILRIPLIPSDYHFEFKCLQFPVKVCYAMTINKAQEQSLKMAGIDLRNDCFSHGQLYVACSRVSSPDNLVILQPIGKTKNVVYKEILSI
- the LOC123269098 gene encoding uncharacterized protein LOC123269098, which produces MVVLPSSFTGGPRYMHERTQDAMTYVRHYGRPDLFITFTCNPKWPEITELFRQGQKSHDRHDIVARVFNVKVKHMMKLLTVGSIFGKTKCHMYTIEWQKRGLPHVHILLWLEEKIRSESVDQIISAELPDPNLDPDLFEIIKSTMIHGPCGSFNSKSPCMVEGKCTKRYPKAFLKETVTGDDGYPQYRRQSPADGGMKITLNEVEVDNRWVVPYNPVLSRTFKAHINVEYCNSVKSIKYICNYLNKGSDQAAFTVEDFDEVKKYQAGRYISSSEAVWRILCFSIHDRFPSVMHLAVHLENGQRVYFTEGNVIDKVVNPPKTTLMAFFELCNCDNFAKTLLYFEVPAYYVWKNNHFERRKKGKDVPGYLGVKKDHVLGRVYTVHPGNAECYYLRLLLHQIRGPVSFSALKTVDGIIQPTFQAACRALGLLEDDANWDHTLEEACISDSPFKIRELFAIMLVFCHVGDPQKLWEKYRENFSEDIRREIEREDGNVELMLDIIYNK